The genomic DNA CCAGTAAAGTTATTTGTAATTGGTATCACTGTAGCAGTATTAGTAAACTCATCAATATCTGTGCATATACCATATAAATCATTACCACCCCCGGCTTCAACACAAGGCTCATCACTATCATTTGCTTCGTAAGATAGCTTAACGCCACGTTTATATGGGTATCCTTTAACGGGATAATTTTCTAACTTGTCAACACTACTAGTTAGAGTACCACCTTGATTTGCAAAGTGTACACCTTTGTCTTTAAAACCTATATCTACATGAAAAAGCCCAGCATCTCTATTAGGGTTTTTCATTAGATCTTGTATTTCTTTTACTTTGTCATCATAAGCTTTTTTTAGTTGTGTTATGGTTTCTGACATATGTATTCATCTCCTTAAGCAGTTTTTTGCTTTCTAGATTTATAAAATTGATTTCTTTTTTCTTTATAAGCATTAGCAATAGAAATATTAAACTCACTAAAGTTTTGGGGAGTAAAATTAGAATCTAAGATTGAGATATCCTCATTTGTTAAGGCCAGTTTAATCTCACCTTTTGAATTGACACTTGTAGATTGTATTCTTTTCTTTATATTTACTTTAGCAAGGTTTACAAGTTGTTCAAGTAATTCACCATCTAGATGACTAGTATCTCTTACCTTAGCAATAGCATAAATCTCTTCAATGGGTACATATTTTCTAACAAGCTCCCTACGCTGTGCTTGCATTATGTCTTTTAATAAGTATCCCTTAGCAAGTAATGTCTCTTTATTAAAATGACTACTTAAATGCTTACGAGCTAAATTATCAATCTCATTAATACGAGAAGCTTCACTTAATAATTTATTTTCTTCTTCTAAACGCGCTTGTGACTCTGAAAGTTCTTTTGATATCCTCTCATTAATAGTTAAATTCTTACCTTCAGATTCTTTTGATGCTTTATATGCTTTATACTCTTCATATTCTTTTAAACTTAAAGTAATACTGTCTGTATTCTCTTTATTACCCTCTGTATTTTGAATTAAAGTATCTTCTTGTGTACTGTCTACATCTTGTATTTCTTGATTCATAAACTCTCCTTCTAGCTTTCATAAAAAAATAATTTTGATCTTAAAGTCTCAAGTTCACTTTTACTTAACGTATTACTTGCTTCTAATTCCTTGTATTTAAGGGTTAATTCTATAAGTTTGGAATCTCTTTCATACTTTTCTTCTTCAGTGAGAATATGCAATGAGTTAAATCTAATGTCTAAATAATAATATTTATTAAGTTTACTATTGCAATTAATTTCTAACTCTTCTTGAACACCTTTTAAAAAGTCGTAATAGTTAGATCTGTCCCCTTTACCATCACTACCAAGCCCCTTAACTTGTTCATTAAAGCTTCTAGTTAAGGGCTCCTTAGTATCAGCTCCTATCTTTGCTTTTACTAATGCTAAAGCCTCTTTTAAATAGGTTATGTCATACTTAATAACTTCAAGTGAAGCATCTGATGTACCACTATAAAATATGCCGTCATTATTTAAATTATTTCTAAGTCTATATAGTTCTCTTTCAAGTTCACTATTTACACCTTTAAACTTGCTTATATGCTCATCATCATTCCTTCTGAAGATATTAGTAAATAAACTTCCCTTATCAACACCCTTAGTTAAAAGATCTAGAGACGTTTTAGCATTAACTAAAGCATCTTGTAATTCTACTAATGATTCATCTTTATAAAATAAAAAATTATGACTCTCTATTCTCTTTTCTATTTCTTTATATATTTGTTCAAAAAGATATATATTAAGCAAAAAGCTTGGTGTATAACATGGACTGTATGCTTTAAGTATATAGTCATAATTAGAGTGTATTATTACTCTACTCTTATGAATTTTTATTTCCTTATAAGATATCTGATCGTTTTCATTTATTTTCAAATTGTATGTTATATAAGTAGCATCAGGCCCCTCATCACGAACACTGTTATAATCAAGATACATAAATCCAGTAGGAAATTCTTTATTTACTTCTAAGTGTAAATCTTGTAGTTGGTCTTCTGTTTTAACTAAAATATACCCAACACCATTGAAACGATAACTGATTATGCACTGAAATAATGTTGCTTTTAATTCTATTTTTAACGCATCTAGAGCATCTTCAATAGACAAAGAAGTTGGAATTACACTATTTAAAGTGATCCCATTCTTAAGAACGTCTTCTGCTACATTTGAGATGTAATTTCTAAAGAATATTGAATACTTGTATAGATCTTTAGCATGAACTTTGAAATCTAATCTCATTTATTCTTCTAACCTTTAACCATAAGAAATATAACTCAATACTTAGTTTTTGCTAAATTTTTTTAACAAAAAAATAAGGGTTATGAAAAAAAATTTGTTGTTTAAATATGACTTTAAGAAGGGGATATTGAATTCACATTGATTTATTTAAAAATTAGTGTCAATAAAATTCCTAAACACATAGTAATAATTGTTCCAAGCATCCAATTATGCACTCTTAACGTACTCTTAAGTTCTGATGCTGTTTTATCTATTTTATTATCTAACTCCATCTTGTTAAGGTCTATCTTATTATCTAGTTCACTAAACTTAGTATCTATCTTTACATTTAAATTATTCTCTACATTATCTATCTTATTATCTAACTCCATCTTGTTAAGGTCTATCTTATTAGAGAGCTCATTAAATTTACTATCTATCTTTACATTTAAATTATTCTCTACATTATCTATTTTGTCTTCTAATCTCTTCTCTACACCATCAATCTTCTCTTCTAATCTTTTTTCTACACCATCAATCTTCTCTTCTAATCTTTTTTCTACACCATCAATCTTCTCTTCTAATCTTTTTTCTACACCATTTATTTTGTCTTCTAATCCCTTCTGTACATCATTTATTTTATCTTTTACACCATCAATCTTCTGTTCTAATCTCTTCTCTACACCATCAATCTTCTCTTCTAGTTTTTCAAATTGAAGATTAAAATTAGTTTCTAAATACTCAATATCTTTGTAAGTAAGTTCATTATGGTAATATCTTTTAGAAAGATCATTTGCAATAAACTCTTGCATTCCAAGCCTTATAAATTCTTGATAGATCATATCCTCAGTTATATGACCACTAAAAACTTGTACGCTTCCAACAGACTGTAATGATGATTCTTGCATAAACTCTCCTTATTTAATTATTATATAATATTTTATGCATTATAGGAACCTTATTTTACTAAAATGGGCTTTAAGAGAGCGCATATTTAGACTTAACAACATATATGATGCTGAAAGACTATCTAATGAATCATCATCACTCTTACCATCCCCTTTATATTTATACATATCTGATATAC from Borrelia coriaceae includes the following:
- a CDS encoding DUF228 domain-containing protein, with amino-acid sequence MSETITQLKKAYDDKVKEIQDLMKNPNRDAGLFHVDIGFKDKGVHFANQGGTLTSSVDKLENYPVKGYPYKRGVKLSYEANDSDEPCVEAGGGNDLYGICTDIDEFTNTATVIPITNNFTGYLVVKQSGQSSITPGGKVKFDANGELENESGSNTTINGIALSSAFKINEKLYIALVSIFGNRGYK
- a CDS encoding DUF1357 family protein; this encodes MNQEIQDVDSTQEDTLIQNTEGNKENTDSITLSLKEYEEYKAYKASKESEGKNLTINERISKELSESQARLEEENKLLSEASRINEIDNLARKHLSSHFNKETLLAKGYLLKDIMQAQRRELVRKYVPIEEIYAIAKVRDTSHLDGELLEQLVNLAKVNIKKRIQSTSVNSKGEIKLALTNEDISILDSNFTPQNFSEFNISIANAYKEKRNQFYKSRKQKTA
- a CDS encoding anti-CBASS protein Acb1 family protein, whose translation is MRLDFKVHAKDLYKYSIFFRNYISNVAEDVLKNGITLNSVIPTSLSIEDALDALKIELKATLFQCIISYRFNGVGYILVKTEDQLQDLHLEVNKEFPTGFMYLDYNSVRDEGPDATYITYNLKINENDQISYKEIKIHKSRVIIHSNYDYILKAYSPCYTPSFLLNIYLFEQIYKEIEKRIESHNFLFYKDESLVELQDALVNAKTSLDLLTKGVDKGSLFTNIFRRNDDEHISKFKGVNSELERELYRLRNNLNNDGIFYSGTSDASLEVIKYDITYLKEALALVKAKIGADTKEPLTRSFNEQVKGLGSDGKGDRSNYYDFLKGVQEELEINCNSKLNKYYYLDIRFNSLHILTEEEKYERDSKLIELTLKYKELEASNTLSKSELETLRSKLFFYES
- the bdr gene encoding Bdr family repetitive protein → MQESSLQSVGSVQVFSGHITEDMIYQEFIRLGMQEFIANDLSKRYYHNELTYKDIEYLETNFNLQFEKLEEKIDGVEKRLEQKIDGVKDKINDVQKGLEDKINGVEKRLEEKIDGVEKRLEEKIDGVEKRLEEKIDGVEKRLEDKIDNVENNLNVKIDSKFNELSNKIDLNKMELDNKIDNVENNLNVKIDTKFSELDNKIDLNKMELDNKIDKTASELKSTLRVHNWMLGTIITMCLGILLTLIFK